In the Mycolicibacterium thermoresistibile genome, one interval contains:
- the trpA gene encoding tryptophan synthase subunit alpha has translation MSRLAPLFESCRGEQRAALIGYLPTGFPDVATSISAMTALVESGCDLVEVGVPYSDPGMDGPTVAAATDVALRGGVRVRDSLAAVEAISNAGGKAVVMSYWNPVLRWGVDAFARDLASAGGLGLITPDLIPDEADEWMAASEAHDLDRIFLVAPSSTPERLAMTVKASRGFVYAASTMGVTGARDAVSSAAPELVRRVREISQIPVGVGLGVRTAEHAAEIASYADGVIVGSALVTALTDGTPALRALTTELADGVRRRVTA, from the coding sequence ATGAGTCGACTCGCGCCGTTGTTCGAAAGCTGCCGAGGTGAGCAGCGTGCCGCTCTCATCGGATACCTGCCCACCGGGTTCCCGGATGTCGCGACGTCGATCTCGGCGATGACGGCGCTGGTCGAATCCGGTTGCGACCTGGTCGAAGTCGGGGTGCCGTACTCCGATCCCGGAATGGACGGCCCGACGGTCGCGGCGGCCACCGATGTGGCGCTGCGCGGCGGGGTGCGGGTGCGTGACTCCCTGGCCGCCGTGGAGGCGATCAGCAACGCCGGCGGCAAGGCCGTGGTGATGTCCTACTGGAACCCGGTGCTGCGCTGGGGTGTGGATGCCTTCGCCCGGGATCTGGCGTCGGCCGGCGGGCTCGGGTTGATCACCCCGGACCTGATCCCCGACGAGGCCGACGAGTGGATGGCGGCCTCCGAGGCGCACGACCTGGACCGGATCTTCCTGGTGGCGCCGTCGTCGACGCCGGAGCGGCTGGCGATGACCGTCAAGGCCTCGCGGGGCTTCGTGTACGCCGCGTCGACCATGGGGGTCACCGGGGCCCGGGACGCCGTGTCGAGCGCCGCCCCGGAGCTGGTGCGACGGGTCCGGGAGATCTCGCAGATCCCGGTCGGCGTCGGCCTCGGTGTGCGCACGGCCGAGCACGCCGCCGAGATCGCCTCGTACGCCGACGGCGTGATCGTCGGGTCGGCGCTGGTGACGGCCCTGACCGACGGGACTCCGGCGTTGAGGGCGCTCACCACGGAACTGGCCGACGGGGTACGACGACGGGTGACCGCGTGA
- the trpB gene encoding tryptophan synthase subunit beta yields the protein MADLAGPELPRSSAAVAEPTRHDPDDRGHFGVYGGRLVAEALMAVIEEVTAAYEKARGDQTFLDELDRLQRHYTGRPSPLYEAVRLSEHAGVRIFLKREDLSHTGSHKINNVLGQALLAKQMGKTRVIAETGAGQHGVATATACALLGLECVIYMGAVDTARQALNVARMRLLGAEVVSVEAGSKTLKDAINEAFRDWVTNADSTYYCFGTAAGPHPFPMMVRDFQRVIGLETRAQIQAQAGRLPDAVTACIGGGSNAIGIFHAFIDDPGVRLIGFEAAGDGVETGRHAATFTGGSPGAFQGSFSYLLQDEDGQTIESHSISAGLDYPGVGPEHAHLKDVGRAEYRPITDAEAMDAFALLCRTEGIIPAIESAHAVAGALKLGPELGSDAIVVVNLSGRGDKDVETAAKWFDLLDTGGAG from the coding sequence ATGGCTGATCTCGCCGGACCGGAGCTACCGCGTTCCAGCGCGGCGGTCGCCGAACCCACCAGGCACGATCCGGACGATCGCGGACATTTCGGCGTCTACGGTGGGCGGCTCGTCGCCGAGGCGCTGATGGCGGTCATCGAGGAGGTCACCGCCGCCTACGAGAAGGCCCGCGGTGATCAGACCTTCCTCGACGAGCTCGACCGGTTGCAGCGCCACTACACCGGGCGGCCGTCACCGCTGTACGAGGCGGTGCGGCTCAGCGAACACGCCGGTGTCCGCATCTTCCTCAAGCGCGAGGACCTCAGCCACACCGGATCGCACAAGATCAACAATGTGCTCGGGCAGGCCCTGCTGGCCAAGCAGATGGGCAAGACCCGGGTCATCGCCGAGACCGGCGCCGGGCAGCACGGGGTGGCCACCGCGACCGCCTGTGCGCTGCTGGGGCTGGAATGCGTGATCTACATGGGCGCCGTCGACACCGCGCGGCAGGCGCTGAACGTGGCCCGGATGCGGCTGCTGGGCGCCGAGGTGGTGTCGGTGGAAGCCGGCTCCAAGACCCTCAAGGACGCCATCAACGAGGCGTTCCGGGACTGGGTCACCAACGCCGACTCGACCTATTACTGCTTCGGCACCGCCGCCGGCCCGCACCCGTTCCCGATGATGGTGCGTGACTTCCAGCGGGTCATCGGTCTGGAGACCCGGGCGCAGATCCAGGCTCAGGCCGGCCGACTGCCCGACGCGGTGACCGCCTGCATCGGTGGCGGCTCGAACGCGATCGGCATCTTCCATGCGTTCATCGACGACCCGGGAGTGCGGCTGATCGGCTTCGAGGCCGCCGGCGACGGTGTGGAGACCGGTCGGCACGCGGCGACGTTCACCGGCGGGTCCCCGGGCGCCTTCCAGGGTTCGTTCTCCTACCTGTTGCAGGACGAGGACGGTCAGACGATCGAATCCCACTCCATCTCAGCCGGTTTGGACTATCCGGGGGTGGGCCCCGAACACGCTCACCTCAAGGACGTCGGCCGGGCCGAGTACCGCCCGATCACCGATGCCGAGGCGATGGACGCGTTCGCGCTGCTGTGTCGCACCGAGGGCATCATCCCGGCGATCGAGTCGGCGCACGCGGTCGCCGGCGCCCTGAAGCTGGGTCCCGAACTGGGATCGGACGCGATCGTGGTGGTCAACCTGTCCGGCCGCGGCGACAAGGACGTCGAGACCGCTGCGAAATGGTTCGACCTGCTCGACACCGGGGGCGCCGGATGA